A region from the Janthinobacterium agaricidamnosum genome encodes:
- a CDS encoding NAD(P)-binding protein, which yields MADTDGAAAPFLTYWQAGYEGADHVTHGGQALDMNRATGHLDRVREDYLLLRQFGIRSVRESIGWRLAERDGRFDFSCIEERAAVARELGLQVNWTFCHYGWPPDVDLFSPDFVPRFARYCRAAAQFLAPYAGSKPVYSPVNEISFTSWGLSVHMFQCLNMQRPDAGHEGKRQLVRATVAGCDAIRAVSPHARFLQCDPLIHVIAPPGRPDWVDQAAAWRASQFEAWDMLCGRRAPELGGAPRYLDLIGLNYYHSNQWESGSNLRLWWHLGEPRRMPLYQLLLEVGRRYGRPLLLAETSHVGSGRGAWIRDVAAEAALAVQHGADLRGICIYPVIDRPDWDDASHWHRSGLWDVSLEEAGGERLRRILSPPYAAALRQAQRLTEHLCSTFAPAGQKGTGMRTIIVFSHLRWNFVYQRPQQLLSRLAQFYRVVFIEEPVWHDGPGTLELSTPAPNVTVCQPRTAVRAPGFHDDQLAVLQPLLAQITPADDPIVWFYTPMALPLLPALHAGLVVYDCMDELAAFKNAPRQLLQRETALLARAELVFAGGPSLFEAKRTRHANVHCFASSVDTVHFEQALDRHNGHPAQAEIGRPRLGYYGVIDERFEPALVAALADAHPDWQIVLVGPILKIDPASLPQRQNIHYLGQQPYQALPHFLAGWDVCLLPFARNEATRFISPTKVLEYMAAQLPIVSTSITDVAVPYGGIVAIADTPDAFVAACEAALAATPEQRAAMAAGMRAIVEGTSWDATVEQMRHLLDTTPPVQGARQAAPAVSTAQAAAPGAGVNLLHPPGAPQAVACAIIGAGPTGLSAAYHLGADTLLLDKNATVGGWCRSIVDRGFTFDHAGHIMFSNDDYVLDMYRTLLGTNLHWQNREAWVYSKQVYTRYPFQGALYGLPPAVIKECIMGAIEARYGKAPAVSGHAAAGACAVEDCCADGGTGLEQAHDAVAAPPQAGLNFEQFIHQVWGSGIARHFAIPYNKKLWTVPLAEMETSWLGGRVPLPNLEDIIEGALEPVARPMGPNARFGYPLRGGFQALMSGFLPHLQGQLELNAEVVQILPRQHVIVLADGRRFRYQHLLSTMPLPELVRLSGEQAPQQVRAAAHALRHISVRCVNLGVARENISEKHWIYYPEETIFHRIFLQGNASPHCNAPGGFGLTCEISYSPWKPLPLDGQALIDRCMADCIAVGLLRDDDRLLAANQVDMPYAYVVYDHARAANVALVKAWLATQDIVLAGRYSEWEYYNSDHAFLAGKKAAEQIAGLAASRRKVSMVE from the coding sequence ATGGCCGATACCGATGGCGCGGCAGCGCCGTTTCTGACTTACTGGCAGGCGGGCTACGAGGGTGCCGACCACGTCACGCACGGCGGCCAGGCGCTGGACATGAACCGCGCCACGGGCCACCTGGACAGGGTGCGCGAAGACTACCTGCTGCTGCGCCAGTTCGGTATCCGCAGCGTGCGCGAAAGCATAGGCTGGCGCCTGGCCGAACGCGACGGCCGTTTCGATTTTTCCTGCATCGAGGAGCGCGCCGCCGTGGCGCGGGAACTGGGGCTGCAGGTCAACTGGACCTTCTGCCACTACGGCTGGCCGCCCGACGTCGACCTGTTCTCGCCGGACTTCGTGCCGCGCTTTGCCCGCTACTGCAGGGCGGCGGCGCAGTTTCTCGCGCCCTATGCGGGCAGCAAGCCCGTGTATTCGCCCGTCAACGAAATCTCGTTTACCAGCTGGGGTTTGTCGGTGCACATGTTCCAGTGCCTGAACATGCAGCGGCCGGACGCGGGTCATGAAGGCAAGCGGCAACTGGTGCGCGCCACCGTGGCCGGCTGCGACGCCATCCGCGCCGTCAGCCCGCATGCGCGTTTCCTGCAATGCGATCCCCTGATCCACGTGATCGCGCCGCCGGGACGGCCGGACTGGGTCGACCAGGCGGCCGCCTGGCGCGCTTCGCAGTTCGAGGCCTGGGACATGCTGTGCGGCCGCCGGGCGCCGGAATTGGGCGGCGCGCCGCGCTACCTGGACTTGATCGGCCTGAACTATTACCACAGCAACCAGTGGGAAAGCGGCAGCAACCTGCGCCTGTGGTGGCACCTGGGCGAGCCGCGCCGCATGCCCCTGTACCAGCTATTGCTGGAAGTGGGGCGGCGCTATGGGCGGCCGCTGCTGCTGGCGGAAACGAGCCACGTGGGCAGCGGGCGCGGCGCCTGGATACGCGACGTGGCCGCCGAGGCGGCACTGGCAGTCCAGCACGGCGCGGATCTGCGCGGCATCTGCATCTATCCCGTCATCGACCGCCCCGACTGGGACGATGCCAGCCACTGGCACCGCAGCGGCTTGTGGGATGTCAGCCTGGAAGAGGCGGGAGGGGAGCGGCTGCGGCGCATCCTCTCGCCGCCCTATGCGGCGGCGCTACGGCAGGCCCAGCGCCTGACCGAACACCTTTGTTCAACGTTTGCCCCGGCGGGGCAGAAAGGAACTGGCATGCGAACCATTATCGTCTTTTCACACCTGCGCTGGAATTTCGTGTATCAGCGGCCGCAACAGCTGCTGTCGCGGCTGGCGCAGTTCTACCGCGTGGTCTTCATCGAGGAACCTGTTTGGCACGACGGGCCGGGTACGCTGGAGCTGTCGACCCCGGCGCCGAACGTGACCGTGTGCCAGCCCCGCACGGCCGTGCGGGCGCCCGGTTTTCACGACGACCAGCTGGCCGTGCTGCAACCGCTGCTGGCCCAGATCACGCCCGCCGACGACCCCATCGTCTGGTTCTATACGCCGATGGCGCTGCCGCTGCTGCCGGCCCTGCACGCGGGCCTGGTGGTGTATGACTGCATGGATGAACTGGCCGCATTCAAAAATGCTCCGCGACAATTACTGCAGCGCGAAACGGCCCTGCTGGCGCGCGCCGAACTGGTGTTCGCGGGCGGCCCCAGCCTGTTCGAGGCGAAACGCACGCGCCATGCGAACGTCCATTGCTTCGCCAGCAGCGTCGATACCGTGCACTTCGAACAGGCGCTGGACCGCCACAACGGCCATCCCGCGCAAGCGGAGATCGGACGTCCCAGGCTGGGCTATTACGGCGTGATCGACGAGCGTTTCGAGCCTGCCCTGGTGGCGGCGCTGGCCGATGCCCATCCCGACTGGCAAATCGTGCTCGTCGGCCCCATCCTCAAGATCGACCCGGCCAGCCTGCCGCAGCGTCAAAATATCCATTACCTGGGCCAGCAGCCGTACCAGGCGCTGCCGCACTTCCTGGCCGGCTGGGACGTGTGCCTGCTGCCCTTCGCCCGGAACGAGGCGACCCGCTTCATCAGTCCTACCAAGGTGCTCGAATACATGGCGGCGCAGTTGCCCATCGTTAGCACCTCGATCACCGACGTGGCCGTGCCGTATGGCGGCATCGTGGCCATCGCCGACACGCCCGATGCCTTTGTTGCCGCCTGCGAGGCGGCGCTGGCTGCGACGCCGGAGCAGCGCGCGGCCATGGCCGCCGGCATGCGCGCCATCGTCGAGGGTACCTCCTGGGATGCCACGGTGGAACAGATGCGCCACTTGCTCGACACGACGCCGCCGGTGCAGGGGGCCCGCCAGGCGGCGCCCGCCGTCAGTACGGCACAGGCTGCCGCACCGGGCGCCGGCGTCAACCTCCTGCATCCGCCCGGTGCGCCGCAAGCCGTGGCCTGCGCCATCATCGGTGCGGGTCCGACGGGCTTGAGCGCCGCCTATCACCTGGGCGCCGATACCTTGTTGCTGGACAAAAATGCCACGGTGGGCGGCTGGTGCCGCTCCATCGTCGACCGCGGTTTTACTTTCGACCATGCGGGCCACATCATGTTTTCCAACGATGACTATGTGCTCGACATGTACCGCACCTTGCTGGGCACCAACCTGCACTGGCAAAACCGCGAAGCCTGGGTGTACAGCAAGCAGGTCTACACGCGCTATCCTTTCCAGGGCGCGCTGTACGGCTTGCCGCCAGCCGTCATCAAGGAATGCATCATGGGAGCCATCGAGGCGCGCTACGGCAAGGCGCCTGCCGTGTCGGGCCATGCGGCAGCGGGGGCCTGCGCCGTGGAAGACTGCTGCGCCGACGGCGGCACGGGGCTGGAACAGGCGCACGATGCCGTGGCGGCACCGCCCCAGGCGGGGCTCAATTTCGAGCAGTTCATCCATCAGGTATGGGGCAGCGGCATCGCCCGCCATTTCGCCATTCCCTACAACAAGAAATTATGGACTGTACCGCTGGCCGAGATGGAAACGTCGTGGCTGGGCGGGCGGGTACCGTTGCCGAACCTGGAAGACATCATCGAGGGCGCGCTCGAACCGGTGGCCAGGCCGATGGGTCCGAATGCCCGTTTCGGCTATCCCTTGCGCGGTGGTTTCCAGGCATTGATGTCGGGCTTCCTGCCGCATCTGCAAGGCCAGCTGGAGCTCAACGCCGAGGTGGTGCAGATCCTGCCGCGCCAGCATGTAATCGTGCTGGCCGACGGCCGCCGCTTCCGCTACCAGCACTTGCTGAGCACCATGCCCTTGCCGGAACTGGTGCGCCTGAGCGGCGAGCAGGCGCCGCAGCAGGTACGGGCGGCGGCGCACGCCTTGCGGCATATTTCCGTGCGCTGCGTCAACCTGGGCGTGGCACGTGAAAACATCAGCGAGAAACACTGGATTTACTACCCGGAAGAGACGATATTCCACCGCATTTTCCTGCAAGGTAACGCCAGCCCCCACTGCAATGCGCCGGGCGGCTTTGGCCTGACGTGCGAGATCAGTTATTCGCCCTGGAAACCGTTGCCGCTGGATGGGCAAGCCCTGATCGACCGTTGCATGGCCGATTGCATCGCCGTGGGCCTGCTGCGCGACGACGACCGGCTGCTGGCTGCCAACCAGGTGGACATGCCTTACGCCTATGTCGTGTACGACCACGCGCGGGCCGCCAATGTGGCGCTGGTGAAGGCCTGGCTGGCCACGCAGGATATCGTGCTGGCGGGGCGCTACAGCGAATGGGAATACTACAATTCCGACCATGCCTTCCTGGCCGGGAAAAAAGCGGCGGAACAGATCGCCGGGCTGGCGGCCAGCCGGCGCAAGGTGAGCATGGTGGAATAG